From a region of the Geothrix sp. 21YS21S-2 genome:
- a CDS encoding ABC transporter substrate-binding protein gives MNTRILNGLLLAALLAGPVPAAEPRRPLDLGERMYRDGLLPSGQPLQAVMKAGTRVPGTAFACAGCHGRSGIPPMQEDGVRVRAINGRTLFQPLYLHFTGLTQEEREALVPARFKTAPLRPAYTERSLMDALVKGVDPSGRELGPAMPRYRASDADLAPLVQYLGRLSSAFAPGVTDKSVTFATVVTEEVPAADRAAMTGAIERSLRSHSNLRPNPRQKMGQMLNMQLMGIGFREWRLATWVLKGEPATWQAQLEAFYAQEPVFALLGGISTRTWEPVHRFCEDLRLPCVLPITDQPGLEGSYTFYYTRGYHQEGASAARFLAQAPPARVVQILGPGSEAALLAKGFEEAWAGRTPVQSIPWNPSRPVKADKDTALLMWTGPDAYRALEAMARTSPPQVFMSSTLLAERLWDLPEAARGFTRVVYPYRQPGPKTLPPRMGARVGAVVDKPFQANDRRIASRMEDAMKVLSEALARMERNYYRDYLLDTLDAAPAADATDYDLLNFSPGLRHLSEGCHVVRLQPGPARGFDPNETWGLY, from the coding sequence GTGAACACCCGAATCCTGAACGGACTCCTGCTGGCGGCGCTCCTGGCGGGGCCCGTCCCCGCCGCGGAGCCCCGGCGGCCCCTGGACCTGGGAGAGCGAATGTACCGGGACGGCCTCCTTCCTTCGGGCCAGCCTCTCCAGGCCGTGATGAAGGCCGGCACCCGGGTCCCGGGGACGGCGTTCGCCTGCGCGGGCTGCCACGGCCGCAGCGGCATCCCGCCCATGCAGGAGGACGGCGTGCGCGTGCGCGCCATCAACGGCCGGACCCTGTTCCAGCCCCTGTACCTCCACTTCACCGGCCTCACGCAGGAGGAGCGGGAGGCCCTCGTCCCCGCGCGGTTCAAGACCGCGCCCCTCAGGCCCGCCTACACGGAACGCTCCCTGATGGACGCCCTCGTCAAGGGCGTGGACCCCTCCGGACGCGAGCTGGGCCCCGCCATGCCCCGCTACCGGGCCTCCGATGCGGATCTGGCGCCCCTGGTCCAGTATCTCGGCCGGCTCTCCTCCGCGTTCGCGCCCGGCGTCACGGACAAAAGCGTCACCTTCGCCACGGTCGTGACCGAGGAGGTGCCCGCCGCGGACCGCGCCGCCATGACCGGCGCCATCGAGCGATCGCTGCGCTCCCACAGCAACCTGCGCCCCAACCCCCGGCAGAAGATGGGCCAGATGCTCAACATGCAGCTCATGGGCATCGGCTTCCGGGAATGGAGGCTGGCCACCTGGGTCCTGAAGGGCGAGCCCGCCACCTGGCAAGCCCAGCTGGAGGCCTTCTACGCCCAGGAACCCGTGTTCGCGCTCCTGGGCGGCATCTCCACCCGGACCTGGGAGCCGGTGCACCGGTTCTGCGAGGACCTCCGGCTGCCCTGCGTCCTGCCCATCACCGACCAGCCCGGCCTGGAGGGTTCCTACACCTTCTACTACACCAGGGGCTACCACCAGGAGGGCGCGTCCGCGGCCCGGTTCCTGGCGCAGGCGCCCCCCGCCCGGGTCGTCCAGATCCTGGGGCCGGGATCCGAGGCCGCCCTCCTGGCCAAGGGCTTCGAGGAGGCCTGGGCGGGCCGGACCCCCGTGCAGTCCATCCCCTGGAACCCCTCCCGCCCGGTCAAGGCCGACAAGGACACCGCCCTCCTGATGTGGACCGGCCCCGACGCGTACCGGGCCCTGGAGGCGATGGCCAGGACCTCCCCGCCCCAGGTGTTCATGTCCTCCACCCTCCTGGCCGAGCGGCTCTGGGACCTGCCGGAAGCGGCCCGGGGCTTCACCCGGGTGGTGTACCCCTACCGCCAGCCCGGCCCGAAGACCCTGCCGCCCCGCATGGGCGCGCGGGTGGGGGCCGTCGTGGACAAGCCCTTCCAGGCCAATGACCGGCGCATCGCCTCCCGCATGGAGGACGCCATGAAGGTGCTGTCGGAGGCGCTGGCCCGCATGGAGCGGAACTACTACCGGGACTACCTCCTGGACACCCTGGACGCCGCCCCCGCCGCCGACGCGACCGACTACGACCTGCTGAACTTCTCCCCGGGCCTGCGCCACCTGTCCGAGGGCTGCCACGTCGTGCGCCTCCAGCCCGGTCCCGCGCGCGGATTCGATCCCAACGAAACCTGGGGCCTCTACTAG
- a CDS encoding FixH family protein produces the protein MNLLAPALVALLAGVPAPSDYVRLARPGDRIPLDAETSFVYGFTKAPKLGTATLRVEILRRDGTRDTSFTVRGDADMPSMRGAHSTGSKAFSVSSKGVYLLPVNLVMPGDWEVRLTFERGGKTLLRGAYLFDI, from the coding sequence ATGAACCTCCTCGCCCCGGCCCTCGTCGCTCTGCTCGCCGGAGTCCCCGCCCCGTCGGACTACGTCCGCCTCGCCAGGCCCGGCGACCGGATCCCGCTGGACGCCGAGACCTCCTTCGTCTACGGCTTCACCAAGGCGCCCAAGCTGGGGACCGCCACCCTGCGGGTGGAGATCCTCCGCCGCGACGGCACCAGGGACACCTCCTTCACCGTGCGGGGCGACGCCGACATGCCCTCCATGCGGGGCGCGCACAGCACGGGCAGCAAGGCGTTCTCCGTGTCCTCCAAGGGCGTCTACCTGCTTCCCGTGAACCTGGTGATGCCCGGGGACTGGGAGGTCCGCCTGACCTTCGAGCGGGGCGGGAAGACCCTCCTGCGCGGCGCCTACCTCTTCGACATCTGA
- a CDS encoding ABC transporter permease, with translation MISLFQIAYKNLFRKKARSLLTLGGIALSSWVLVSLLGFNHGYEEALNRDIGNLGYQLMVMAKGCPYEAATLMLQGGGGLRYMDPALVETVRREPEVEGITPILMQAYFDPNKGENGGIAGYFGVDPATFPAMKPFLRFERGAWFSDNDAEEVVMGHEAAELEQRSVGDLTLVPEKNVPLKVVGILERTGTQDDGTIFLPLGRLQKIAGTPSITTIGIRTRPGMDLAALEARLYRLPDVQVVSFTQVRQTILKLIATARVMVLSIALIATLIAMIGVVNTILMSVLERLQEIGILKTMGAMPLDVFLLVWTETLILCTCGALAGVAAALGLARVTDGLARQVLPYAPRGGLVDIDARQVLLTVAIIVSVGLLSGLYPAWKAGRVKPLDTIRGES, from the coding sequence ATGATCAGCCTCTTCCAGATCGCCTACAAGAACCTCTTCCGCAAGAAGGCCCGCAGCCTCCTCACCCTGGGCGGCATCGCCCTCTCCTCCTGGGTGCTGGTGAGCCTGCTGGGCTTCAACCACGGCTACGAGGAGGCCCTGAACCGGGACATCGGGAACCTCGGCTACCAGCTCATGGTCATGGCCAAGGGCTGCCCGTACGAGGCCGCGACCCTGATGCTCCAGGGCGGCGGCGGCCTGCGCTACATGGACCCCGCCCTGGTGGAGACCGTGCGCCGGGAACCCGAGGTCGAAGGCATCACCCCCATCCTCATGCAGGCCTACTTCGACCCCAACAAGGGCGAGAACGGCGGCATCGCCGGGTACTTCGGCGTGGATCCCGCGACCTTCCCCGCCATGAAGCCCTTCCTCCGCTTCGAGCGCGGCGCCTGGTTCAGCGACAACGACGCCGAGGAGGTGGTCATGGGCCACGAGGCCGCGGAGCTGGAACAGCGCAGCGTCGGGGACCTGACCCTCGTGCCCGAGAAGAACGTCCCCCTGAAGGTCGTGGGCATCCTGGAACGCACCGGCACCCAGGACGACGGCACCATCTTCCTGCCCCTGGGCCGCCTCCAGAAGATCGCCGGCACCCCCAGCATCACCACCATCGGCATCCGCACCCGCCCCGGCATGGACCTGGCCGCCCTGGAGGCCAGGCTCTACCGGCTCCCCGACGTGCAGGTGGTGAGCTTCACCCAGGTGCGGCAGACGATCCTGAAGCTCATCGCCACGGCGCGGGTGATGGTGCTGTCCATCGCCCTCATCGCCACCCTCATCGCCATGATCGGCGTGGTGAACACCATCCTCATGTCCGTGCTGGAGCGCCTGCAGGAGATCGGGATCCTCAAGACCATGGGGGCCATGCCCCTGGACGTGTTCCTGCTGGTGTGGACGGAGACCCTGATCCTCTGCACCTGCGGGGCCCTGGCCGGCGTCGCGGCGGCCCTGGGCCTCGCCCGCGTCACGGATGGCCTGGCGCGCCAGGTGCTCCCCTATGCCCCCCGGGGCGGCCTGGTGGACATCGACGCACGCCAGGTCCTGCTGACGGTGGCCATCATCGTATCCGTCGGTCTGCTCAGCGGTTTGTACCCGGCCTGGAAGGCCGGCCGCGTCAAGCCCCTGGACACCATTCGAGGTGAATCATGA
- a CDS encoding ABC transporter ATP-binding protein, which yields MTSTTVLEARGLTRVYRRGSEDIRAVDDVSLAIRAGEVVAVTGPSGSGKTTLINLLGCLDNPTSGELELAGRRMHGEGRPLAETELTRVRRAVFGYIFQNFHLIPTLTVRENVAVPLAFCPRPDGAGDVDRLLGILGLEGRRNHLPREISGGEMQRVAIARALVNRPKILLADEPTGSLDSRRMEEIGETLKCLNRVEGLTIIMVTHDAQLARIADRCLEIRDGRVHAA from the coding sequence ATGACGAGCACCACCGTTCTCGAGGCAAGGGGCCTGACCCGCGTGTACCGGAGGGGCAGCGAGGACATCAGGGCCGTGGACGACGTCTCCCTGGCGATCCGGGCCGGGGAGGTGGTCGCCGTCACCGGCCCGTCCGGGTCCGGCAAGACCACCCTCATCAACCTGCTCGGCTGCCTCGACAACCCCACCAGCGGCGAACTCGAGCTCGCCGGCAGGCGGATGCACGGGGAAGGCCGGCCCCTGGCCGAAACCGAACTCACGCGGGTCCGGCGGGCGGTCTTCGGCTACATCTTCCAGAACTTCCACCTGATTCCCACCCTGACGGTGCGGGAGAACGTGGCGGTCCCCCTGGCCTTCTGCCCCCGGCCGGATGGCGCCGGAGACGTGGACCGGCTGCTGGGGATCCTGGGGCTGGAAGGCCGGCGGAACCACCTCCCGAGGGAGATCTCGGGCGGGGAGATGCAGCGGGTGGCCATCGCCAGGGCGCTGGTGAACCGGCCGAAGATCCTCCTGGCCGACGAGCCCACGGGGAGCCTCGATTCCCGGCGGATGGAGGAGATCGGGGAGACCCTGAAGTGCCTCAACCGGGTGGAGGGGCTGACGATCATCATGGTCACCCACGATGCCCAGCTGGCCAGGATCGCGGACCGGTGCCTGGAGATCCGGGATGGCCGGGTGCACGCCGCGTAG
- a CDS encoding cytochrome c, with product MLIARIALIAFATFQTLSAQPKKEAPPFGGDYPKYWLDVCARCHGVNGNGRDNAGQQLPDNGFDFTDSRKAGRKKDSDWVRITLEGKEKMPAFKGKMTPEQAQKMITDIIRPFGARR from the coding sequence ATGCTCATCGCCCGCATCGCCCTCATCGCCTTCGCAACCTTCCAGACCCTTTCCGCCCAGCCGAAGAAGGAGGCCCCCCCCTTCGGGGGCGACTACCCCAAGTACTGGCTGGACGTGTGCGCCCGCTGCCACGGCGTGAACGGCAACGGCCGCGACAACGCCGGCCAGCAGCTGCCCGACAACGGCTTCGATTTCACCGACAGCCGCAAGGCGGGCCGCAAGAAGGATTCCGACTGGGTCCGCATCACCCTGGAAGGCAAGGAGAAGATGCCGGCCTTCAAGGGCAAGATGACCCCCGAGCAGGCCCAGAAGATGATCACCGACATCATCCGTCCCTTCGGCGCCAGGCGCTAG
- a CDS encoding DUF5777 family beta-barrel protein, whose amino-acid sequence MTPRLRTAALCLASGLLFGESSEYPLGVNLPTGDMMQFWDLGIAFTHRFSTPASGHGRDAYGLDGYAYPGFGVDFGFKPVKGLNVILYRTADNKTFTFALQQRLLNADFVRMALRAERFDEVVRRDETPLGTVGLTGAACQLPTEVFLGDFGTLTVVPTWLSRTTTRKKAVFTAGAGLRIDFTDKLGFVAEYYPRPSKIDKAFKPGYAAGFTYKTFKHRFTLVGTTTSGTTANQVLSGDYGGGARSTGQWALGFNVERTF is encoded by the coding sequence ATGACCCCGCGCCTGCGAACCGCCGCCCTGTGCCTGGCCTCGGGCCTCCTCTTCGGCGAGTCCTCCGAGTACCCCCTGGGGGTCAACCTGCCCACGGGCGACATGATGCAGTTCTGGGACCTGGGGATCGCCTTCACCCACCGCTTCTCCACGCCCGCCTCCGGCCACGGCAGGGACGCCTACGGCCTGGACGGCTACGCCTACCCGGGCTTCGGCGTGGACTTCGGATTCAAGCCCGTCAAGGGCCTCAACGTGATCCTCTACCGCACGGCGGACAACAAGACCTTCACGTTCGCCCTCCAGCAGCGGCTCCTCAACGCCGACTTCGTGCGCATGGCCCTCCGGGCCGAGCGGTTCGACGAGGTGGTCAGGCGCGACGAGACGCCCCTCGGCACCGTGGGCCTCACCGGCGCCGCCTGCCAGCTGCCCACGGAAGTCTTCCTCGGGGACTTCGGGACCCTGACGGTGGTTCCCACCTGGCTGAGCCGCACCACCACCCGGAAGAAGGCCGTCTTCACGGCGGGAGCGGGACTGCGCATCGATTTCACCGACAAGCTGGGCTTCGTGGCCGAGTACTACCCGCGCCCCTCGAAGATCGACAAGGCCTTCAAGCCGGGCTACGCCGCGGGCTTCACCTACAAGACCTTCAAGCACCGGTTCACCCTGGTGGGCACCACCACCTCGGGCACCACGGCCAACCAGGTCCTGTCCGGGGACTACGGCGGGGGCGCGCGCTCCACCGGCCAGTGGGCCCTGGGGTTCAACGTGGAAAGGACCTTCTGA
- a CDS encoding DUF2231 domain-containing protein, giving the protein MTGPIELFSREHPAFVHVPLGLVVCLPFMIAAAYRSRYPQTWRRMALRVALVALGGGLLTMASGLYWGRLLNLIPAGRLLPVVSSQGQALQRTLRSHEVNALAGAVLGILCVLLLRRACREPGDARWTGACLLGTVLWAGTWGYVGKQGGVMVFGDAETNKAAAEAINAKKNDAEAELPLRALDYASLEPLQAAPFRSRAHGGREARSWVTASGSDALAAGRPLPVGAYAVLTTWTLGLPGPLHMREAKADGTQAFALYWPRVPEGERAAFGGEDSVYWRSPHPALEACAGCHAAGKARP; this is encoded by the coding sequence ATGACGGGCCCCATCGAGCTGTTCTCCAGGGAGCATCCCGCCTTCGTCCACGTACCGCTGGGCCTGGTGGTGTGCCTGCCTTTCATGATCGCGGCCGCCTACCGGTCCCGGTACCCCCAGACCTGGCGGCGCATGGCCCTCCGGGTGGCCCTGGTGGCCCTCGGCGGAGGCCTCCTGACCATGGCCAGCGGACTCTACTGGGGCCGGCTGCTCAACCTGATCCCCGCCGGAAGGCTCCTGCCGGTCGTCTCCTCCCAGGGCCAGGCGCTCCAGCGGACCCTGCGGTCCCACGAGGTGAACGCCCTGGCCGGAGCCGTCCTCGGCATCCTGTGCGTGCTGCTCCTGCGCAGGGCCTGCCGGGAGCCCGGGGATGCCCGCTGGACCGGAGCCTGCCTCCTGGGGACGGTCCTGTGGGCCGGGACGTGGGGGTACGTGGGCAAGCAGGGGGGCGTGATGGTCTTCGGCGACGCCGAGACCAACAAGGCCGCCGCGGAGGCCATCAACGCGAAGAAGAACGACGCCGAGGCGGAACTCCCCCTCCGGGCCCTGGACTATGCCAGCCTGGAGCCGCTGCAGGCGGCGCCCTTCCGCAGCAGGGCCCACGGGGGCCGGGAGGCCCGCTCCTGGGTCACCGCCTCGGGCAGCGACGCGCTGGCCGCCGGAAGGCCGCTTCCCGTCGGGGCCTACGCCGTCCTGACCACGTGGACCCTGGGCCTTCCCGGTCCCCTCCACATGCGCGAGGCCAAGGCCGACGGCACCCAGGCCTTCGCCCTCTACTGGCCCCGCGTGCCCGAGGGCGAGCGCGCGGCTTTCGGGGGGGAGGATTCGGTCTACTGGCGGAGCCCCCACCCGGCCCTGGAAGCCTGCGCCGGCTGCCATGCCGCGGGGAAGGCGCGGCCCTGA
- a CDS encoding PAS domain S-box protein, whose product MTTDAGPFPGPAPRKGPGIPGSGPGRLATLAWLPIPLILAAELVLLRAELRTPYGSAFLFLHLNFLFLILTSALVIHRLGRLYLRSGEPGLLLLMGGALMQGAWAILASRPDFGEGPGVERLQAVCLWAASHCHLAAVLLLARPGASPRSPRVWLAVAGVATLALGGWLGLRVPAWGPAGLGSGMAVSTLAALLAAAGIQAVRDRRAPSVFGRFYAAALALFALGALGLTLDPVPGGLLGWTGHWAQFLGGAYLVLAALGRGGPAPQAGRAFLLLRRMERFWPLVVLLIVAAAWGFRALFLSGLEASHPFITFYPAVLLAALAGGLRGGLLATLLSGFVVDWYLITPGSLVDNDPAQRAELLVFLVGSCLITSVVGSMLKARARASQAETRAQVAAERAAAAEALRDRETRFRLLAEATSEGIAILDGRRIVDANDRFCRMLGRDKEAILEAELDAILPGPDRAGALDAVLEGDGRMGELSALRGDGTVLDLEATSRPFMFEGQARRMVALRDVTARRKAQAVAERYHLIARHARDPLILVDVEGRVEEANQAAVDFYGYAHDELVALSIQDLRVDEPGIVRRQILEARNHGTLFETVHRRKDGTQVQVEVNARSITLEGQERILSVIRDISERKRMEGELLQTAARMQAFMAATTESIWLFSPEGRVVLANPTAALRVGRSQEELVGRLMDEFVPPDVAAARRAVLARVVATREPMGFEDERDGISFHHSFYPVLDKLGQVSGVGSFTRDITQAKRSEETLRRNHHRLETLAAAMAALLHQEDPEALMESLARQCMVALDCQVFLNLLAGPAGDLRLYSSSGLRPEDSASFEAACSRAPDCACDAREDAPVPCGPGFCPPAQLASEYGIKAFACRSLLGSDGRIFGTLAFGAEREAFNEGDLALINALSTHLAIALEKKKNKEVLRLSNEDLERRVAERTAEVQGLVSRLRALALELTQAEQRERQRLALVLHDHLQQLLVAARMKVELIQLSGGEDIPARFGEVDAILREAIEASRSLAVELCPPILQQGGLLAALTWLAQRLAAQSGFRVDIQADPGTEPAEESLKLLLFNSVRELVLNSAKHSGVKEARVTLTREGGGWLKLVVADQGRGIDPAPLALGRGGFGLFNIQQRLAHVGGRMEIVGGPGEGTRTTIYARNEAKVPLAEGAGGQGARIAILLVGGHPAQRGVLEDLLAEEDDLDVVGVAKDGEEARDLVRRLKPDVVVVDAGAAGPVGADLARTLWRESQGIRIIGFSSHAEASGGALRGPTSDLLRAIRETQGSPGPA is encoded by the coding sequence TTGACCACGGATGCGGGTCCATTCCCAGGGCCGGCCCCACGGAAGGGCCCGGGCATTCCGGGCTCCGGTCCGGGGCGGCTCGCGACCCTGGCATGGCTGCCCATTCCCCTCATCCTCGCCGCGGAACTGGTCCTGCTGCGGGCGGAACTCCGCACGCCCTACGGTTCGGCTTTCCTCTTTCTGCATCTCAACTTCCTGTTCCTGATCCTCACGTCGGCGCTGGTGATCCATCGCCTGGGCCGCCTGTACCTGCGCTCGGGGGAACCGGGGCTTCTCCTCCTGATGGGCGGGGCCCTGATGCAAGGCGCCTGGGCGATCCTCGCGTCCCGTCCAGACTTCGGGGAAGGCCCGGGCGTGGAACGCCTCCAGGCGGTGTGCCTCTGGGCCGCCTCCCATTGCCACCTGGCGGCGGTGCTCCTCCTGGCCCGGCCCGGCGCGTCCCCGCGGTCGCCCCGGGTCTGGCTGGCGGTGGCGGGGGTGGCGACCCTGGCCCTGGGGGGGTGGCTGGGCCTCCGGGTTCCGGCCTGGGGCCCCGCCGGGCTGGGTTCCGGAATGGCCGTCTCCACCCTTGCCGCACTGCTGGCCGCTGCCGGGATCCAGGCCGTCCGGGACCGCCGGGCCCCGTCCGTCTTCGGCCGTTTCTACGCCGCGGCCCTTGCCCTGTTCGCGCTGGGCGCCTTGGGCCTGACCCTCGACCCGGTTCCCGGCGGCCTCCTGGGCTGGACCGGGCACTGGGCCCAGTTCCTGGGCGGAGCCTACCTCGTCCTGGCCGCCCTGGGCCGGGGCGGGCCCGCTCCGCAGGCCGGGCGCGCCTTCCTCCTCCTGCGCCGCATGGAACGGTTCTGGCCCCTGGTGGTGCTTCTCATCGTGGCGGCGGCCTGGGGGTTCCGGGCCCTCTTCCTGTCGGGGCTGGAGGCCAGCCACCCGTTCATCACCTTCTATCCGGCCGTCCTGCTCGCGGCCTTGGCGGGGGGCCTGCGGGGCGGCCTCCTGGCCACCCTGCTCTCCGGCTTCGTGGTGGACTGGTACCTGATCACCCCCGGCAGCCTCGTGGACAACGACCCCGCCCAGCGCGCCGAGCTCCTGGTGTTCCTGGTGGGCAGCTGCCTGATCACGTCCGTGGTGGGGTCGATGCTCAAGGCCCGGGCCCGGGCCTCCCAGGCCGAGACCCGGGCCCAGGTCGCGGCCGAACGCGCGGCCGCCGCGGAGGCGCTCCGGGACCGGGAGACCCGCTTCCGCCTCCTGGCCGAGGCCACCTCCGAGGGCATCGCCATCCTGGACGGGCGGCGGATCGTGGATGCCAACGACCGCTTCTGCAGGATGCTGGGCCGGGACAAGGAGGCGATCCTGGAAGCGGAGCTCGATGCGATCCTGCCGGGGCCGGACCGGGCCGGGGCCCTGGACGCCGTCCTGGAGGGGGATGGCCGGATGGGCGAGCTCAGTGCCCTCCGGGGGGACGGCACCGTCCTCGACCTGGAGGCGACCTCCAGGCCGTTCATGTTCGAGGGCCAGGCCCGGCGCATGGTGGCCCTGCGGGACGTCACCGCCCGCCGGAAGGCCCAGGCGGTGGCCGAGCGCTACCACCTCATCGCCAGGCACGCCCGGGATCCCCTCATCCTGGTGGATGTGGAGGGCCGGGTGGAGGAGGCCAACCAGGCCGCCGTGGATTTCTACGGCTATGCCCACGACGAGCTTGTGGCGCTCTCCATCCAGGATCTGCGGGTGGACGAACCCGGGATCGTCCGCCGGCAGATCCTCGAGGCCCGGAACCACGGCACCCTGTTCGAGACCGTCCACCGGCGCAAGGACGGCACGCAGGTCCAGGTGGAGGTGAATGCCCGGAGCATCACCCTCGAAGGCCAGGAGCGGATCCTGAGCGTCATCCGGGACATCTCCGAGCGCAAGCGCATGGAGGGGGAACTCCTCCAGACGGCGGCGAGAATGCAGGCCTTCATGGCGGCGACGACGGAATCCATATGGCTCTTCAGCCCCGAGGGGCGGGTCGTCCTGGCCAATCCCACCGCGGCCCTGAGGGTGGGGCGCTCCCAGGAGGAACTGGTGGGCAGGTTGATGGACGAGTTCGTCCCCCCGGACGTCGCCGCCGCGCGGAGGGCCGTCCTGGCGCGGGTCGTCGCCACCCGCGAGCCCATGGGATTCGAGGATGAAAGGGACGGCATCTCCTTCCATCACTCGTTCTACCCGGTGCTCGACAAGCTCGGCCAGGTGTCGGGCGTCGGCAGCTTCACCCGGGACATCACCCAGGCCAAGCGCTCGGAGGAGACCCTGCGCCGGAACCACCACCGTCTGGAGACCCTCGCCGCCGCCATGGCCGCCCTTCTCCACCAGGAGGATCCCGAAGCCCTCATGGAGTCCCTGGCCCGGCAATGCATGGTGGCGCTGGACTGCCAGGTCTTCCTGAACCTTCTCGCCGGACCGGCAGGTGACCTGCGCCTCTACTCCAGCAGCGGCCTGCGCCCGGAGGATTCGGCGAGCTTCGAGGCCGCCTGCTCCAGGGCGCCGGACTGCGCGTGCGACGCCCGGGAGGACGCGCCCGTCCCGTGCGGCCCGGGTTTCTGCCCGCCCGCCCAGCTCGCCTCCGAATACGGGATCAAGGCCTTCGCCTGCCGCTCCCTTCTGGGCAGCGACGGACGGATCTTCGGCACCCTCGCCTTCGGCGCCGAAAGGGAGGCCTTCAACGAGGGGGACCTGGCCCTCATCAACGCCCTCTCCACCCACCTGGCCATCGCACTCGAGAAGAAGAAGAACAAGGAGGTCCTCCGCCTTTCCAACGAGGACCTGGAACGCCGCGTGGCCGAACGAACGGCCGAGGTCCAGGGGCTGGTCAGCCGCCTGCGCGCGCTGGCCCTGGAGCTCACCCAGGCCGAGCAGCGCGAGCGCCAGCGCCTGGCCCTGGTCCTCCACGACCACCTCCAGCAGCTTCTGGTGGCCGCCAGGATGAAGGTGGAGCTGATCCAGCTCTCGGGAGGTGAGGACATTCCCGCCCGCTTCGGGGAGGTGGACGCCATCCTGCGGGAGGCCATCGAGGCGTCCCGCTCCCTGGCGGTGGAGCTGTGCCCGCCCATCCTCCAGCAGGGCGGCCTCCTGGCCGCGCTCACCTGGCTCGCCCAGCGCCTGGCCGCGCAGTCGGGCTTCCGGGTGGACATCCAGGCGGATCCCGGCACCGAGCCGGCGGAGGAATCCCTGAAGCTCCTCCTGTTCAATTCGGTGCGGGAACTCGTGCTGAACTCCGCGAAGCACTCCGGGGTGAAGGAGGCCAGGGTCACGCTCACCCGGGAAGGCGGCGGATGGCTGAAGCTGGTGGTGGCCGACCAGGGCCGCGGCATCGACCCGGCCCCGCTGGCCCTGGGCCGGGGGGGCTTCGGCCTGTTCAACATCCAGCAGCGGCTCGCCCACGTGGGCGGCCGCATGGAGATCGTGGGCGGCCCCGGCGAGGGCACCCGCACGACGATCTACGCCCGGAACGAGGCGAAGGTGCCGCTGGCCGAGGGCGCCGGGGGCCAGGGTGCGCGGATCGCCATCCTCCTGGTGGGGGGCCATCCCGCGCAGCGCGGGGTGCTGGAGGACCTCCTGGCTGAGGAGGACGACCTGGACGTGGTGGGGGTGGCGAAGGACGGGGAGGAGGCGCGGGACCTGGTGCGAAGGCTCAAGCCGGATGTGGTGGTGGTGGATGCCGGCGCGGCGGGGCCGGTCGGGGCGGATCTGGCGCGCACCCTCTGGCGGGAAAGCCAAGGGATCCGCATCATCGGGTTCTCGTCCCATGCGGAGGCGTCCGGGGGTGCCCTGCGGGGACCGACTTCAGACCTGTTGAGGGCCATACGGGAGACCCAGGGCTCCCCCGGCCCCGCCTGA
- a CDS encoding sensor histidine kinase has product MLNDPASSDPGRTPAFEAALRSRKAEALNALASGIVHDLNNLLTAIIGNATLARMAVEPDDRMAGYLRGIDQAAQRTAARIGQLQAFTGKGVFRFTQVDLDQLVRDAVRQAPPLPPQVDLVCEPARDTPRVIGDSALLAQVIAQLLLNAQEAFPDGRKGRITVSTGPGLAEGGEAAEWIVPMAPGPCAFLEVADEGTGMTPEVLARAFDPFFTTKFMDRGLGLPAVMGILRKHGGGLRVETEPGKGTRMKVFLPPA; this is encoded by the coding sequence GTGCTGAATGACCCGGCTTCGTCCGACCCCGGCAGAACCCCTGCCTTCGAGGCTGCGCTCCGGTCCCGGAAGGCCGAGGCCCTCAACGCGCTCGCCAGCGGGATCGTCCACGACCTCAACAACCTCCTCACCGCCATCATCGGGAACGCAACCCTGGCCCGCATGGCCGTCGAGCCCGATGACCGAATGGCCGGCTACCTCCGGGGCATCGACCAGGCCGCCCAGAGGACCGCAGCCCGGATCGGCCAGCTCCAGGCCTTCACGGGCAAAGGCGTGTTCCGGTTCACCCAGGTGGACCTCGATCAGCTGGTCCGGGACGCCGTGCGCCAGGCCCCGCCCCTTCCCCCGCAGGTGGACCTGGTCTGCGAACCGGCCCGCGATACCCCCCGGGTGATCGGCGACTCCGCCCTGCTGGCCCAGGTCATCGCCCAGCTCCTCCTGAACGCCCAGGAGGCGTTTCCCGATGGCAGGAAAGGCCGCATCACGGTGTCCACCGGGCCGGGCCTGGCGGAGGGCGGGGAAGCGGCGGAATGGATCGTCCCCATGGCCCCCGGACCCTGCGCCTTCCTGGAGGTGGCCGACGAGGGGACCGGGATGACGCCGGAGGTCCTGGCAAGAGCCTTCGATCCCTTCTTCACCACCAAGTTCATGGACCGCGGACTGGGCCTGCCGGCGGTGATGGGGATCCTAAGGAAACACGGCGGGGGCCTCCGGGTGGAGACGGAGCCTGGGAAGGGTACGCGGATGAAGGTGTTCCTGCCCCCCGCCTAG